The Pseudomonadota bacterium genomic interval CAACACCCATCACACCAGTGCGATGAGATCCTGACATGACATCACGGGTACCCCGTGCCGACCTCAAGGCCGATAACAAATTTGAGCTTCCAGCTCGTTGCAGCGGTAGGCCCGGTCGGCGCGGAATTCATTTTGGCCCGAAGGCAAGCCCTTCAACACAGAGGCCGGATAAACGTTTGCAAGGTACCTGTCGCTGCTCATCCCGCAACCCTCATCAACGGGAGTAGAAAGCTAGCGGTTGCCAGAGGAGTCCATAAACCTTTTGTTAGGCGTCATAGTCGATCGGAGACTACGGAGAAGCATTTAATTTACCGTAGAGACGCATCCGGTCATTTTGTGTTTGACAGGCATCATAGTGAGACAGAAGGCCAAACAAATATAGCCTTTCATTCATTGTCATGCCGCCTATGCCGTCAACGACCTCGCGGCGGAAGCTAGACCATAGCTGTGCAAGTTCCGCTTGGCTTTTCGTTTTCTCAACCGATCCAATTTCAATCAGCTGCTCGATCCTTTTTGCAAGGTCTGCAACGGAAGAATCGTCGGATTTCCAACCCTGCAGCGCCTCCGAGAGACGACTCGCCACCGGGCTTTCCGTTTGGGAAAACTTGAGCGTAAGTGTATCTAGATCCACGTCTTCGCCTAACGCTAAGCATCAGCTGCCGACGAAACGCGAAGCGTTTTGGCGGTCAGCTGCATGCATTTGTTAGGTGTACTCAATTGCAGTAGCTTCGAGCTGCCAAAAGCTTCCATTATTCATTGCATCTCGATCTATTTTTCGCACGCGCATTTTAAATTGCGATTCGCTTGTTTCTCCCAAGTAGGCTAAGAGGCACTCTGCAAGGTGATTAATCCCGGTATTGACGAACTGCTCTGTCTGAAATTTGTCTTCGTGATCCAGCATGACGATGACGCCATCACCTTCGCGAACACAGATCGGATTCCCGCAGCCATCAATACCTATTATAAAAAATTCATCTAGTCGAGCCCGCTCAGATTTGGACCATTGCTCCGGAATGCCGAAGACTTCGTAAACTTTTCGGTTTTCTCGAGCTTCAAACGAAAGACATGGCGCGGCTTCCTTAGGCAACACCACCCCGTCGATCACGACCATTTCGGAATACAAACCTAGTTCGGCTTCTTTTTTCGCCCACCGCTGCTCAAAGTCTTCTCCCAAACCAATTCACCTAACGACTAGGCTCAGCTGCCGGCGAAGCCGGTCAGCTGCAGCCTCTTGTTAGCTTTGTTTGCCGCCAAAAAGCGTGGGAAATACGCAGTGCTGAATGCCAAGCCTTTTGAATCACGGGCGATTACATCTTGATTCGAAGAGCGAGGATGTCTGTTGTTTAAGATCACATTCGGCAACGAAATCGATTCCACTGTCAGATAGCAATCCTGAAACGGAGCCGCAGAGCGCGCAAGGTTCTTCCTTAGTATAAACATCTACGAAATAGCGATCTTCATCCCACATGTTTCCTTTCGCCAATCGCATGAGAGAAACGCCATACTCCGAAGATCCACTGTTGGAATACCAATATATCGTGGTTGCATCATCACGCCCCCTCGATAGATCCAATGGTTTCCTCAAGGTGCCAATTAGCCGATTTAGGGCAGCAAGAATTTGCGCTTCGCTGTGCTTCGAGGCATCAATCGAAAAAACCTGCTGCGGATCCGGACCTGGATTATGCATGACGCAACTTGCGAAAAGCAGGATTATAAAAACCGAACAGAGTTCCTTCATAAAGCTAACGACTAGGCTCAGCTGCCAGCGAAGCTGGTCAGCTGCAGCTTATTGTTAGAGGCTACGCGGTGTCCAGTAGCCACGGACATGAAACTTCTCCAAGCGACTGCTATACCTCAATCGTATTCCCAAAACTCGCTTATTTGAACAGACGAAATACAGGTGGTGCGTATCCCAGAAGCTACCGATTGCAGCAGCCTTCGGAATCATCTCGACAGAGCAGCCCGAGGACAGTAACGGACGCATTGACGCAAGCTTCTGGGCAAAACTTGTCCCAAACCTAACAAACGCTGGGAACGAAGTAGAGTTGGCTAGGCTCATGGCTTCACCGCTGACCGAAGCGTCGATCAGTGCCTCGCCAAGAGCTTTGGCTGATTGGTCGATTTCTGGGCTGCCACAGCCAGCCACCAAAATTACTAGAACGAAAACTGCGGCTTTTGTCATCTGACCTCTAACGACTAGGCTCAGCTGCCGGCGCAGCCGGTCAGCTGCAGCCTTTTGTTATTGTGCGGGCACTTCACCATAAAAACAGAATTCCCAATGAGAACCACATACAGAGAAGCCCAAATACTGATGTGGCCACTCGCTCGACCAAGCCCCACTCTTCAATGGAGCCGCGGCCTGACAACTCCGCGCTCGTGGCAGCGAAACAGATAAGCATCAGGCCTAGCCAAACCGGCCCGGAACCACTCTCGTGCCTTAGAAGAAATGAAACGCCCGCTAACCCATAGCCCAAGCGCCCCAATACAAACGGAACCTCAGGACCGATAGGCAATTCCTGTCTCTTTCTAGCTAGCTCTGTGCTTTCCAGATTCATCGCAATAACGATTGCGTTCAGCTGCCGGCGAAGCCGGTCAGCTGCAACGCTTGGTTAGCTCTCATTACTTTTACCCCAAAATGCTTTGAACAAACTCTTCAAAGCCATGAGCAGGCAGGACACTCCGAAAACCGGCAGTGGCAACGCAAGAATCGCTTCGCCGGAACCTAGAATATGACCATTCCTCGTCGAGTAATCCAGCAGAAGAATAGAAGCAGGAAGTGTAGCGCCCGCTATGGCCCACCAAAACGCTAGGCGCAGCTGAAACCTCCGTTGAGATTCGCCCTCCTGTTGCACAGGGCCCGCAATATCCACAACCATAATAAGCTCCGCTATTCGGTCTCCCGCAAACATGAATGCCACCAACATCATGAGAAGCGGAAGCAGCACCAATGCACCAATGATGGGATGCACATCATGAAATAGTGACAAAGCAAGACCTATCGCGAGCAACGTCGAAACTATAAGCGACAGAGAATTAAGAAACTTCATGAATTGAGAGCTAACGATTAAGTTGAGCTGCCGCGCACGAAAGCCTGAGCGCGAAGCGCGCGTGGACTTTCCACGGTCAGCTCCAACGTCTTGTTAGCAGCGCGATCTAACAACTGGCACTCCTTCTCAAGCGGAGTCGGGATTTCTACTCCACACGATACGCCAACCGTGTTTGCGCGGAAACACCTCGAAGCCGCAGATGCATGAACGCAACGCGGACTCTGACAGAACAATGCCATTGGAAATGCCGTTCACTACGTTTTTGAACGAAGCTGGAACGAAGACGGGGCTTAACGAAGCGTGCCCCAGATTTCGTGGCGGCAATATCGAAGCTGACATCCTGCGCTGCTGCGCGAGACCTGCCGGAGCGAAGCTAAAAAACGAATTCGAGAGATCAGAAGAAATGCTGCTAACGACTAGCTTCAGCTGCCGGCGCAGCCGGTCAGCTGCAAGCATTTGTTAGATGGCAAAAGCACGTACATAGCTAGCCCCCAAGATGCACTCCGACGGTTCCAGGCGCCAGTGGTTTTTGTTTGTGCCATCTCACATTGCCTTTTCGGCTCAATACGAAACTACAAACTACTATGACGCCGTTGAGCAACATAAGCGCGAGATATGCTCCCAACCACGACACTCCGGATTGCACCAAAAGCCCGATACCGGGCACCCAAGAGACGAACGAAACTGCTCCAGTAGAGCTCATCACAAGAGAGCTCAAAAGAAGCCACTTCCCAAGTAGGTTCGGCAGCACAAGGCAAAACCCCGCCGCAAGTGTGACCAACCACCAAAAAACCTGACCTGCTCCGAGCAGCCACATTTGGATTTGAGTGGCGGGAACCGAGGCATTCTGGATGATCTCTATGCCCCAGAGCGCCACCGAATATGACGGGATGGTGGTAATCAACACCATCCCGCCGATTATTCTCAGAAATGCGCGATACCTTTGCATGACCATCTAACTACAAGTAGTGGGACTAAGTTCGCTGTATGACAGCATTGACCTCTAGTTGAACTGAATTCGCTCGGTTATTCAATGAGTTGGCGGCGGTCG includes:
- a CDS encoding SUKH-4 family immunity protein, with translation MGEDFEQRWAKKEAELGLYSEMVVIDGVVLPKEAAPCLSFEARENRKVYEVFGIPEQWSKSERARLDEFFIIGIDGCGNPICVREGDGVIVMLDHEDKFQTEQFVNTGINHLAECLLAYLGETSESQFKMRVRKIDRDAMNNGSFWQLEATAIEYT